A single genomic interval of Sporichthyaceae bacterium harbors:
- the rplK gene encoding 50S ribosomal protein L11 translates to MPPKKKLAAVIKLQIKAGAATPAPPVGPALGQHGVNIMEFCKQYNAATESQRGDIVPVEISVYEDRSFTFVTKTPPAARLILKAAGVEKGSGEPHKTKVARLTRAQVRAIAETKMVDLNANDIDAASKIIAGTARSMGITVES, encoded by the coding sequence ATGCCCCCGAAGAAGAAGCTCGCGGCGGTCATCAAGCTGCAGATCAAGGCCGGCGCCGCGACGCCCGCCCCGCCGGTCGGCCCCGCGCTGGGCCAGCACGGCGTGAACATCATGGAGTTCTGCAAGCAGTACAACGCGGCCACCGAGTCCCAGCGCGGTGACATCGTTCCGGTGGAGATCTCGGTTTACGAGGACCGCTCGTTCACCTTCGTCACCAAGACCCCACCCGCTGCCCGGCTGATCCTCAAGGCCGCCGGTGTGGAGAAGGGCAGCGGCGAACCGCACAAGACCAAGGTCGCCCGGCTGACCCGCGCTCAGGTGCGGGCCATCGCGGAGACCAAGATGGTCGACCTCAACGCCAACGACATCGACGCGGCCTCGAAGATCATCGCGGGCACCGCCCGTTCCATGGGCATCACCGTCGAGAGCTGA
- the nusG gene encoding transcription termination/antitermination protein NusG, which produces MHRAPGDWYVVHSYAGYENRVKANLENRTASLNMEDYIFQIEVPQEDVVEFKNGQRKNVRRNKFPGYVLVRMDLTDESWSAVRHTPGVTGFVGHTHEPSPLTLDEVMKILAPEPVKKDGTKAGAPAEIKVLDFAIGDSVTVIDGPFATLQATIHEINAESQKLKCLVEIFGRETSVELSFNQIQKN; this is translated from the coding sequence TTGCACCGCGCCCCGGGCGACTGGTACGTCGTGCACTCCTACGCGGGTTACGAGAACCGGGTGAAGGCGAACCTGGAGAACCGCACGGCCTCGCTGAACATGGAGGACTACATCTTCCAGATCGAGGTCCCCCAGGAGGACGTGGTCGAGTTCAAGAACGGCCAACGCAAGAACGTGCGACGGAACAAGTTCCCGGGCTACGTACTGGTCCGGATGGACCTCACCGACGAGTCCTGGTCCGCGGTGCGGCACACGCCCGGCGTGACCGGCTTCGTCGGGCACACCCATGAGCCCTCACCGCTCACCCTGGACGAGGTCATGAAGATCCTCGCCCCGGAGCCGGTGAAGAAGGACGGCACCAAGGCCGGTGCGCCGGCGGAGATCAAGGTGCTCGACTTCGCGATCGGGGACTCGGTCACCGTCATCGACGGTCCGTTCGCCACCCTGCAGGCCACCATCCACGAGATCAACGCCGAGTCGCAGAAGCTCAAGTGCCTGGTGGAGATCTTCGGCCGCGAGACCTCGGTCGAGCTGTCGTTCAACCAGATCCAGAAGAACTGA
- the secE gene encoding preprotein translocase subunit SecE produces the protein MTDTRPVATPEHESSGPRAGRSRFIAMLSRIGLYYRQVVAELRKVIWPTRKELVTYTYVVLIFVMVMIGFVSLADYVFSKGILKVFG, from the coding sequence GTGACGGACACCCGCCCGGTGGCGACGCCCGAGCACGAGAGTTCGGGCCCGCGCGCCGGTCGCTCGCGGTTCATCGCGATGCTCAGCCGGATCGGGTTGTACTACCGGCAGGTCGTCGCCGAACTGCGGAAGGTGATCTGGCCGACCCGCAAGGAGTTGGTCACCTACACCTACGTGGTCCTGATCTTCGTGATGGTCATGATCGGCTTCGTTTCCCTCGCCGACTACGTCTTCAGCAAGGGGATCCTCAAGGTCTTCGGCTGA
- a CDS encoding pyridoxal phosphate-dependent aminotransferase, producing the protein MTSTPRISARIAGIAESATLAVDARAKALQAAGRPVIGFGAGEPDFPTPDYIVEAAVAACREPRNHRYTPAGGLPELREAIAAKTARDSGLAVTAGQVLVTNGGKQAVYAAFATLLDPGDEVLLPAPYWTTYPEAIRLGGGVPVEVLADDSQGYLVTVEQLEAARTPRTKVLLFCSPSNPTGAVYSPDQVRHIGQWAADNGLWVVTDEIYEHLVYGGATFSSMPVAVPELAERCVVVNGVAKTYAMTGWRVGWLIGPADVVKGATNLQSHATSNVANVSQRAALAAVTGDLSAVAAMREAFDRRRLTMVRMLSEIPGVSCPEPFGAFYCYPSVVGVLGKEIRGRRPESSAALAELILAEAEVAAVPGEAFGTPGYLRLSYALGDDDLVEGVSRIAKLLGEATP; encoded by the coding sequence ATGACCTCGACCCCGCGTATTTCCGCACGAATCGCCGGCATTGCCGAATCCGCCACCCTCGCGGTGGATGCCAGGGCGAAGGCGTTGCAGGCGGCGGGTCGACCGGTGATCGGGTTCGGTGCGGGCGAGCCCGATTTCCCGACTCCGGACTACATCGTGGAAGCGGCCGTGGCGGCCTGCCGCGAGCCGCGCAACCACCGCTACACCCCGGCGGGTGGCCTGCCCGAGCTGCGCGAGGCCATCGCCGCGAAGACGGCCCGCGACTCCGGCCTGGCGGTGACCGCCGGGCAGGTGCTGGTCACCAACGGCGGCAAGCAAGCGGTGTACGCCGCGTTCGCCACGCTGCTCGACCCCGGCGACGAGGTGCTGCTGCCCGCCCCCTACTGGACCACCTATCCGGAGGCCATCCGGCTGGGTGGCGGCGTCCCGGTGGAGGTGTTGGCCGACGACTCCCAGGGTTACCTGGTCACCGTGGAGCAATTGGAGGCCGCGCGCACGCCACGCACGAAGGTGCTGCTGTTCTGCTCCCCGTCCAACCCGACCGGCGCGGTGTACAGCCCCGACCAGGTCCGCCACATTGGGCAGTGGGCGGCGGACAACGGACTGTGGGTGGTCACCGACGAGATCTACGAGCACCTGGTCTACGGCGGGGCGACGTTCTCCTCGATGCCGGTGGCGGTGCCCGAGCTGGCCGAGCGCTGCGTGGTGGTCAACGGGGTGGCCAAGACCTACGCGATGACCGGCTGGCGGGTGGGCTGGCTGATCGGCCCGGCCGACGTGGTCAAGGGAGCCACCAATCTGCAGTCGCACGCCACCTCCAACGTCGCCAACGTCTCCCAGCGGGCCGCGTTGGCCGCGGTGACCGGGGACCTGTCCGCGGTGGCGGCGATGCGTGAGGCGTTCGACCGACGCCGGCTCACCATGGTGCGAATGCTGTCCGAGATTCCCGGCGTGAGCTGCCCGGAGCCGTTCGGCGCGTTCTACTGCTACCCCTCGGTGGTCGGGGTGCTGGGCAAGGAGATTCGCGGGCGGCGTCCGGAGTCCTCCGCGGCGCTGGCCGAGCTGATCCTGGCCGAGGCGGAGGTCGCGGCGGTGCCCGGCGAGGCCTTCGGCACCCCCGGCTACCTGCGGTTGTCCTACGCACTCGGCGACGATGACCTGGTCGAGGGCGTGTCGCGGATCGCGAAGCTGCTGGGCGAGGCGACACCCTAG
- a CDS encoding adenosine deaminase translates to MRDLRTLPKAHLHLHFTGSMRHSTLLELAEQHGITLPDLLRSPEPLDDLEARTDERGWFRFQRLYDTARSVVRTESDVRRLVREAAEDEATEGSGWLELQVDPSTYARYLGGLTPTVELILDAARDAGAATGVGIGLVLAANRTRHPFDARTLARLAAHYAGAGVVGFGLSNDERRGAARDFDRAFEIARRAGLAAVPHGGELGGPGEVRDCLRVLRAHRIGHGVRAVEDPALLEELMAARVTLEVCPTSNVALGVAKDPASVPLTTLLRAGVPVALGADDPLLFGARLVAQYEIARATHGCTDVELAGLARDSVEASLAPEDVKARLRAGIAAWLAT, encoded by the coding sequence GTGAGGGACCTGCGCACCCTGCCGAAGGCGCACCTGCATCTGCATTTCACCGGCTCCATGCGGCACAGCACGCTGCTGGAGCTGGCCGAGCAGCACGGCATCACGCTGCCGGATTTGCTGCGCAGTCCGGAGCCTTTGGACGACCTCGAGGCCCGCACCGACGAGCGCGGCTGGTTCCGCTTCCAACGGCTCTACGACACGGCACGGTCGGTGGTCCGCACCGAGTCCGACGTGCGCCGGCTGGTCCGGGAGGCCGCCGAGGACGAGGCCACCGAAGGCTCGGGCTGGCTGGAGTTGCAGGTCGACCCGAGCACTTACGCCCGGTACCTGGGCGGGTTGACCCCGACCGTGGAGCTGATCCTGGACGCGGCCCGGGACGCCGGCGCAGCGACCGGGGTGGGCATCGGGTTGGTGCTCGCCGCCAACCGCACTCGGCATCCCTTCGACGCCCGCACGTTGGCCCGGCTGGCGGCGCACTACGCCGGCGCCGGCGTGGTCGGCTTCGGGTTGTCCAACGACGAGCGGCGGGGCGCGGCGCGCGATTTCGACCGCGCCTTCGAGATCGCCCGGCGCGCCGGCCTGGCCGCCGTGCCGCACGGCGGAGAGCTCGGCGGGCCGGGCGAGGTGCGGGACTGCCTGCGGGTGCTGCGGGCCCACCGCATCGGGCATGGCGTGCGGGCCGTGGAGGACCCGGCCCTGTTGGAGGAGCTGATGGCGGCGCGGGTGACGTTGGAGGTGTGCCCGACCTCGAACGTGGCGCTGGGCGTTGCCAAGGACCCGGCGTCGGTGCCGTTGACCACGTTGCTGCGCGCCGGGGTGCCGGTGGCCCTCGGCGCGGACGACCCGCTGTTGTTCGGCGCCCGGCTGGTCGCGCAGTACGAGATCGCGCGAGCCACGCACGGCTGCACCGACGTAGAGCTGGCCGGATTGGCCCGCGACTCGGTGGAGGCCTCGCTCGCGCCGGAGGACGTCAAGGCCCGGTTGCGCGCCGGAATCGCGGCCTGGCTCGCCACCTGA
- a CDS encoding UDP-N-acetylmuramate dehydrogenase — MTTDTAVDVPLAPFTTLRVGGPAARMIEAGTVAEISQAAGECDRVGEPLLVLGGGSNLLIADAGFPGTVLRLIGRGLDAAADGDAVRVCIGAAEPWDDVVAWSVAEGLAGIEALSGIPGSTAATPIQNVGAYGQEVAEVITAVHVWDRQQGNAYALDPEQCQFAYRDSVFKRSARFIVHAVEFRLRSGGVGGPVRYAELAHTLGVAVGETAPVADVREAVLGLRRGKGMVLDEADHDTWSAGSFFTNPVLSNAVAAAVLPDDAPRYPAGDGRLKASAAWLIEHAGFTKGFGAELTGGRATLSTKHSLALTNRGSASAADLLSLARAVRTGVIERFGIELHHEPVLIGLTL, encoded by the coding sequence GTGACCACCGACACCGCGGTCGATGTTCCGCTGGCCCCGTTCACCACATTGCGGGTGGGCGGCCCTGCCGCCCGGATGATCGAGGCGGGCACCGTCGCGGAGATCTCGCAGGCGGCGGGGGAGTGCGACCGAGTGGGCGAACCGCTGCTGGTGCTCGGCGGCGGATCCAACCTGCTCATCGCCGACGCGGGATTTCCCGGCACCGTGCTGCGGTTGATCGGCCGCGGGCTGGACGCGGCCGCCGATGGCGACGCTGTACGGGTATGCATCGGCGCCGCGGAACCGTGGGACGACGTGGTCGCGTGGAGCGTGGCCGAGGGCCTGGCCGGCATCGAGGCACTGTCCGGCATTCCCGGCTCGACCGCCGCCACGCCGATCCAGAATGTCGGTGCCTATGGCCAGGAGGTGGCCGAGGTGATCACCGCGGTGCACGTTTGGGACCGGCAGCAGGGCAACGCGTACGCGCTCGACCCGGAGCAGTGCCAGTTCGCCTACCGGGACAGCGTTTTCAAGCGGTCGGCGCGGTTCATCGTGCACGCGGTGGAGTTCCGGCTGCGTTCCGGCGGCGTCGGTGGCCCGGTGCGCTACGCCGAACTGGCCCACACCCTCGGCGTCGCCGTCGGCGAGACAGCGCCGGTGGCCGACGTGCGGGAAGCGGTGCTCGGCCTGCGCCGGGGCAAGGGCATGGTGCTCGACGAGGCCGACCACGACACTTGGAGCGCCGGGTCCTTCTTCACCAACCCGGTGTTGAGCAACGCCGTTGCGGCCGCCGTGCTCCCGGATGACGCTCCGCGCTACCCGGCCGGCGACGGCCGGCTGAAGGCCTCCGCCGCCTGGCTGATCGAACACGCCGGCTTCACCAAGGGCTTCGGCGCCGAGCTCACCGGCGGTCGCGCCACCCTGTCCACCAAACACAGCCTTGCGCTCACCAACCGGGGCAGCGCGTCCGCCGCGGACCTCCTCAGCCTGGCCCGTGCCGTCCGCACCGGCGTGATCGAGCGCTTCGGCATCGAACTGCACCACGAACCGGTCCTGATCGGCCTCACCCTCTGA
- a CDS encoding MaoC family dehydratase — translation MTAPTWDGVQKGTELPGQTFVLHRADLVRYAGASGDFNVIHWNERVATSVGLPNVIAHGMLTMATAARVVSDWVGDPGAVEDYGVRFTRPIPVPDTDAGATLEVSASVTEKLDDNRVRVTIKAVHDGQTVLGKAVATVRLP, via the coding sequence ATGACCGCGCCAACCTGGGACGGTGTGCAGAAAGGCACCGAACTGCCCGGCCAGACCTTCGTGCTCCACCGGGCCGATCTGGTCCGCTACGCCGGCGCCTCGGGTGACTTCAACGTCATCCACTGGAACGAGCGGGTGGCCACCTCGGTCGGCCTGCCCAACGTGATCGCGCACGGCATGCTCACCATGGCCACCGCGGCCCGGGTGGTCAGCGATTGGGTGGGCGATCCGGGCGCGGTGGAGGACTACGGGGTGCGGTTCACCCGGCCGATCCCGGTACCGGACACCGACGCGGGCGCCACCCTCGAGGTCAGCGCCTCGGTCACCGAGAAGTTGGACGACAACCGCGTGCGGGTCACCATCAAGGCCGTGCACGACGGTCAGACGGTGCTCGGCAAAGCCGTGGCCACCGTGCGCCTGCCGTGA
- a CDS encoding MaoC family dehydratase N-terminal domain-containing protein, producing the protein MALEASLVGRTYPPSRVYEVSREKIREFADAIGDACPLYRDPEAAKTHGYPDVIAPPTFPIVFSLDAALAAAADPEVGIDYARVVHGEQRFSYSRPLRPGDRLVTTVEIVAARTMAGSDMLTLSCSSATEEGEHVVTAVCMVVGRAPEEA; encoded by the coding sequence ATGGCGCTCGAGGCGTCCCTGGTCGGACGCACCTACCCGCCGAGTCGGGTCTACGAGGTCAGTCGCGAGAAGATACGCGAGTTCGCCGACGCGATCGGTGACGCGTGCCCCCTCTACCGCGATCCCGAGGCCGCCAAGACGCACGGGTATCCCGACGTGATCGCGCCGCCGACCTTCCCGATCGTGTTCAGCCTGGATGCGGCGCTGGCCGCGGCGGCAGATCCCGAGGTCGGCATCGACTACGCCCGGGTCGTGCACGGCGAGCAGAGGTTCAGCTACAGCCGCCCGCTGCGGCCGGGCGACCGCTTGGTGACCACGGTGGAGATCGTGGCCGCGCGCACCATGGCGGGCAGCGACATGCTCACCCTGTCCTGCTCCTCGGCCACCGAGGAGGGCGAACACGTGGTCACCGCGGTGTGCATGGTGGTCGGCCGCGCCCCGGAGGAGGCGTGA
- the rpmG gene encoding 50S ribosomal protein L33, whose translation MASKAQDVRPKITLACTDCKERNYITKKNRRNDPDRLELKKYCPRERKHTVHRETR comes from the coding sequence GTGGCCAGCAAAGCGCAGGACGTTCGCCCGAAGATCACTCTCGCCTGCACGGACTGCAAGGAGCGCAACTACATCACCAAGAAGAACCGGCGCAACGATCCCGACCGGCTCGAGCTGAAGAAGTACTGCCCGCGGGAGCGCAAGCACACCGTGCACCGCGAGACCCGCTAG
- a CDS encoding glycosyltransferase family 4 protein codes for MGPEVVLATVMRPEGATGVQTHVRTTEAFLRATGRPATVVTPFDSPSALLYPIFGARLPLRRVSRSAGVWWYRRWHAHFLADALRRHLRAAPGAGVVYAQCPVAADVALRVRADQRVVMAVHFNISQALEWAEKGELRPDGALNREILAFEERILPALDGIVYVSEFMRRQVEERIPAARAVPAAVIPNAVPSVVRPRGTVGGELVTVGALQPRKNLGYLFEVLAVAARRGHRYSLTVIGDGPDRGTLERRARQLEVAGQVDFVGYQRDPRALVATHRLYCHTATMESFGIALLEAMAEGVPVVAGRVGGIPEFLQPGRVGEFWALDDTAAAADVLIGLMENPQALAAMGANAAALAAEFSPEALGTRLLAFLDSPHPAGRTSGSDPGRAASPTSRSRRGSPR; via the coding sequence GTGGGGCCCGAGGTTGTTCTGGCGACCGTGATGCGTCCGGAGGGCGCCACCGGCGTGCAGACGCATGTACGCACCACCGAGGCCTTCTTGCGGGCCACCGGCCGGCCCGCGACCGTGGTGACACCGTTCGACTCCCCCTCCGCCCTGCTGTACCCGATCTTCGGCGCGCGGCTGCCGCTGCGCCGGGTGAGTCGATCCGCTGGCGTGTGGTGGTACCGGCGGTGGCATGCCCACTTCCTCGCCGACGCGCTGCGCCGGCACCTGCGGGCAGCGCCCGGCGCCGGGGTGGTGTACGCCCAGTGCCCGGTCGCGGCCGATGTCGCGCTGCGGGTACGGGCCGACCAACGGGTCGTGATGGCGGTGCACTTCAACATCTCGCAGGCCCTGGAGTGGGCGGAGAAGGGCGAGCTGAGGCCGGACGGGGCGCTGAACCGGGAGATCCTCGCCTTCGAGGAGCGAATCCTGCCCGCGCTGGACGGCATCGTTTACGTATCGGAGTTCATGCGGCGACAGGTGGAGGAGCGGATCCCGGCGGCACGCGCCGTACCGGCGGCCGTCATCCCCAATGCCGTGCCCTCCGTCGTGCGGCCCCGCGGGACCGTCGGCGGGGAACTTGTCACCGTCGGCGCGCTGCAGCCCCGAAAAAATCTCGGCTACTTGTTCGAGGTGCTGGCGGTGGCCGCGCGGCGGGGCCACCGCTACTCGCTGACTGTCATCGGTGACGGCCCGGATCGGGGAACGCTGGAGCGTCGGGCCCGGCAGCTCGAGGTGGCGGGTCAGGTCGATTTCGTCGGTTATCAGCGCGATCCCCGCGCCCTGGTCGCCACGCATCGGTTGTATTGCCACACCGCGACCATGGAGAGTTTCGGGATCGCGCTGCTGGAGGCCATGGCGGAGGGGGTGCCGGTGGTCGCCGGGCGCGTCGGGGGCATTCCGGAATTCCTGCAGCCGGGCCGGGTCGGCGAATTCTGGGCGTTGGACGACACCGCCGCCGCGGCCGACGTCCTGATCGGGCTGATGGAGAATCCGCAGGCGCTGGCCGCGATGGGCGCGAACGCGGCGGCGCTGGCGGCGGAATTCAGCCCGGAAGCGCTGGGGACGAGGCTGCTGGCTTTCCTGGACTCGCCTCACCCCGCGGGGAGAACCAGTGGGTCAGATCCCGGTCGAGCAGCGTCGCCAACGAGTCGATCTCGGCGCGGAAGTCCTCGATAA